The following DNA comes from Rhinolophus sinicus isolate RSC01 linkage group LG06, ASM3656204v1, whole genome shotgun sequence.
AAAAACAGAGAAGACTGTCCAGTTAGGCAATTATCCTTGAATGTATGTTCGAACttaatatttgacaaaaaaaacacattgcaAATTAATGAGGAGCGGAAGGTTTATTTACTGAATTGCTGGAACAATGGGTTAGCTATTTGTGGGTAAAATTAATTTAGAGACTTTCTTACTCCATGTCCAATTTCAAATAAGTTAcaaaattaatcttaaaataaattttgtaaatgaaatacagcaaatacttattaaaatatgtgattttacattatttaaagcttaaaatcatgaaataactaattttaaaagtacgattgtaatgaatacataaaagtttatatgtatgaacatgtttaatttgtttttaaaaaggataaataaaatttaatggaaaaggaatgaggaaatatttctggaaaattcagCAGATagaggatatatttttaaactataatgaAACTCATACAAATTCATAAGGTCGTGCTTCCAGACTCCATGCTAAGCacttgaaaaacatttcatttaatactACAAGACAAGTTAAACATAAAGCTAAAAGTGAAAATGGACTAAACATATAAATGAGGGGAGAAACCTTTGAAAAAGCCAAAGTTCACTAAATAATGAAGTGAAAGGTGAACCagaatttaaatatcaatttttacttattttattaataaaaatttttaaatcaaaatatccAGTTATGGCATGGATGTGATGAAATACACACTCATAACTAATTCTGGGTGTGTAAAGTACTACAGTGTATCTATGAAGCAACATTTCAGTGTATGACAAGAGCATTGTTGTCATGTAGGACCAGAAAAACTTCTTGAAAAGACAATTTGGCAATGTcaatcaaaatcattttttttcccatttcacccAACAATTTACTTTTTGGAAATTATTCTGTGGAAAACTTACATATATGCTTAAAGATATATGAACaatctacatttttaattatttgttacagtagcaaaaTACTGGAAGCAAATTGAATTCATCAAAAGTGCTCATAAAAATACTGGACATCCATGTGGTAGAAAATCATGCAACTTAACAACAATGAGACCTATCTATATGGTGATAAGGAACAGTCTCCAAGATAACTAagctagaaaagaaaaggaaaggaaacaaaggattaaaaaagGTATGATTAGTATGCTaccatttatttttgccttttctgggaaatatatatacctatattcTTGTCCATGCAAAAACTATCTCGGAAGGATTCCCAAGAAATTGGTATTAATGGCTACCTATGGTGAAAGGAAGGGATTTGGGAAGCCCAAGCACAGGAGTCTtacttttcattgtttatattttttatttaatttggtttttttttaccatgtgCATGTATGACatgtaaaataatatcaaaatattgttaaaagtaaaatttaaggtGGCTATGCCCTTTGTATGTATTGCTTTTgtatcatttttgaaattttaatcaaagaaaattatctgaaaagtaaaatattggtGAGTAATTTATGAAATAGCCAAATATAGGAATATAAAGCAGTCATTTGAATTAAGATaacatactgtttttttttttttgtttttttttgttttgtttttttttttttattaattagtttcaggtgcacaagacaaagcaaaacttagacatttatcatctagcaaccctctgtttttccctccatgtttccaaaactgtttctgattagttcattcacttattcttttctttagattccgcatataagacAATAGCCAAGACTATATACGATAACATACTGTTTTTAATAATACTGGAAAACTGTGGTTCATGTATTTAATCATGCAATATATTTTTACTGAGAGCCTATTTTATGTCTTAGAACATAATGCTAAAAGACAAAGGCAAGATACAAAATTACCTCTGTATGATGTAAACTGcttaaacagaaaacagaaaagtggaAGTAaaccaaatattaacatttgttaTCTGTTGGAAGGAAGATTATTGTTAACATATTTGGACATGCTTATTAAACATACAAGTGGTAATGACAAATCGCTGCTCTAACCTACCTATTTAGAGCTAATTTTGGCTTTCTTTATTGCTCCTCTGTGGAATATTTCcaagagcaaaaaaaaagaaagaaatgttgagGGTCATTCACGAATAAAAGAAATTAGGTTGGTGGTGAGAGTGTCTCTCTAATCAGGACCCTCAGCTGAATTTATACATGCAACCTCCTTCCTATTTCAGTTTTATGGAAAGACACTGAGAATGAGACACCCGTGCCATGGATATCTCCACCAGTATTACCAACAGTTCCAGTCTTCGGATTTCCCAGTTCATCCTCTTGGGGCTCCCATGCATACATGAGTGGCAGCACTGGCTCTCCCTGCTCCTGGCTCTGCTCTACCTCTTAGCTCTTTGTGCCAATCTCCTCATCTTGATCACCATCCAACATGAGTCCACAATTGCATGAGCCCACGTAACCATTTCTTTGGCATATTGGCAGTCATGGACATTGGCCTGGCCACCACCATCATGCCCAAGATTCTGGCTATCTTCTGGTTTGATTCCAAGGCCATCAGCCTCCCTGAGAGTTTTGCTCAGATCTATGCCATCCACTGCTTCTTGTGTATGGAGCCTGGTATCTTCCTCTGCATGGCAGTGAACAGATACATAGCCATCTGCCACCCCTTCGACACCCCTCCATAGTTAGTGAAGCTTTTATGGTCAAAGTCACAGGATTCATGGTGCTCAGAAATGACCTGTTGATCATCCAGTGCCACTATTGCTTCAAGAATGAAATTGATCACTGCTGGTGCTCTAACTTGGGGGTTATCAGCTTGGCTTGTAATGACATCACTGTAAACAAATTTTACCAACTGATCTTAGCACGGATCCTGGTTAGGAGTGATACGGCTCTGATGTTTTTCTCCCAGTGCTCTAATCCTTCACACTGCTGAGGCTGAACTCAGCAGAAACAATGACCAAGGCTCTGAGTACCTGTAGCTCCTCCCACCTCATCCTCATTCTGTTCTGCAACACAGGTATCATTTTGCTGTCACATACCTTGCAGAGAAAAAGATTCCCCTTATGCCTGTGCTCCTTAATGTGCTGCACAATGTCAGCTCCCCCGCTCTTAACCCCATGGTCTATGCTCTCAGGATGCACGAGTTCAGACTGGGCTTCTAGAGGTTGCTTCAGCTGGGTGAAGATGTGTCTATTAATTAACTACAGCTTTAGAAGGCCATCAAGGTGTTAGGAAAGGAAGAGGTTTTAGCTCTGAATAGACCTGGATTGTAATCTGCCTTTATCTCTCACTAGGGAAAAAATGGCCAATAACATCATGAAAACTGTCAGCCTCACTAACTGAAACAAAGTTACAATGAGATTTCCTATTACTAGAAATAAGTAAGcgtagaaaaatgaaatgttcttGACCACCCAGAGATACACCACTACCATGCTTTGAGATATGATGTACATGTGGAAAAATTCATCTAATTGTGTGGGAAATTTTTCTTCCTAGGAAAAGAAGAATATGGTCCTAGAAAATGCCCTAGAAAAGCAGTTccaaaaaaaacaataaattaaattaaatctaaaTGAACTTTTACCATTTGCACACCTAACAAAAATGCACACTTTTGTGTACAAGAACCCTGATCTGTGTTCATTTTGTACTTCTCTGAGCCTAATACACAACTCTGTGCtcaatagatgcttaataaatactttattcATGATACAATCAGTCAGGAGACAGGCATAACATGATCCACTGAATCCTATGTATCAAAGAAAATATCCTGGACCATGGTCTGAAGAATGACCTCAGGAAGTTTGCATATGATTTCACCTTGAAGAACAACCTCTTAGAAGCAGCACTGGGACCAAAGCAAGGTCAGAAACCGTGAGCTTATacactgcttgtgggaatgtaaactggtgcagctgTTTTACAAAACAGTCTGGCAACCTCTTAAGTGATTGAAcaagagttaccatatgatccagcaattctactcttagataCATACCcaatataattgaaaacatacgtccacacaaaaatttgtacatgaacATTCATAACAACGTCATAATAgcccaaaaatgaaaacaatccaaatgtgcatcaactgatgaatggataaacaaaatgtgatatatcaatacaatgaaatattatccaGCCAGAAGAAGTAAAGTACTGATCCATTctacatcatggatgaaccttgaaaatattatgctgacTAAAAGatgccagacagaaaaagacacatattatatgattccatttatatgaaatgtccaaaataggcaaatccataagcACAGGAAGCAGATTAGTGATTACCAAGAGCCAAGGGAAAGGGAATATGGGGAAcaactgtttaatgggtacagggtttcttttaaGGGTGATGAAAATTTCTGTAATTAGAAGTGATAGCTGCacaacattataaatataatggAATTGAATTAAACACTTTCAAATGGTTAAAGTGCTGAATGTTatgtgaattaattaattaatcaatttaaaaaaactttcctCTTATATTGTCTCTCCACTGCTCTCTACTGACAAAGTTCAGCATCATTCCAGCCGACAAAGTCATATTATTTAAAGGGCCCAGACCCACATTCACAGAGTAGACcaaaaaatatgaatttgtaATTTAGTCACAATAAGTTTATTACCAGCATAGTTCACACCTTTGACTACTTAGCTTCCACATGCACTTTTTTACACACATTTGAACTCCcataaaataatcaaacaagTCAACAcatctattttaaaagatacagCATTTCTTCATACAAAGGAAGGAATTCTACCTTTTCCTCCAAAATAACAAGATGTACAGTCCCAAGAGTCATTGTACGCATTGCTGGATATATTACCAATTTCTCAAATTCAGTCAGTCCCACTGAATATTCTATGACCTAAAGACTAAATTGTAACATTAACTTCCAATACTTGTATgaatatatagaaaagaaaatggttagCATATAGGAATAAATGCTTCAtataaaaagcaaatggaaaatattcaaagCTACTACAGTTCTAATTTCTATAATTGTTCACAAGGTCATAAGTGATATCTACCACATTCCCCCCAACTCTGTCAAAACTTGGTAGAGTAACCAGAACCTTCATTCTAAAGGGTCTGAATTCTCAGTCATCCTGCTAAAGATTTAATATCCTGCTAAGGATTCAGCATCCTTTTTTGTTGGAATACTTTTCTATTAACCTTTACTATCGGACATGGAAGTACTAAGAGGTCCCTCAGAGAATAAGTACCCTGGGTTCCCAAAATAGTCTACTTGTCTCCACTGTATAGAAGCAACCTAATTTCTCCTTGGTAATCGGGATTAATTACTccatgtgaggtctgacaattaagttcacgaactcatcctaggaaaaagtgctacatacctcattgctgaatatcac
Coding sequences within:
- the OR56B4 gene encoding LOW QUALITY PROTEIN: olfactory receptor 56B4 (The sequence of the model RefSeq protein was modified relative to this genomic sequence to represent the inferred CDS: inserted 3 bases in 3 codons; deleted 2 bases in 1 codon; substituted 2 bases at 2 genomic stop codons) — its product is MDISTSITNSSSLRISQFILLGLPCIHEWQHWLSLLLALLYLLALCANLLILITIQHESTIMSPRNHFFGILAVMDIGLATTIMPKILAIFWFDSKAISLPESFAQIYAIHCFLCMEPGIFLCMAVNRYIAICXPLRHPSIVSEAFMVKVTGFMVLRNDLLIIQCHYCFKNEIDHCWCSNLGVISLACNDITVNKFYQLILARILVRSDTALMFFSXVLXSFTLLRLNSAETMTKALSTCSSSHLILILFCNTGIIXAVTYLAEKKIPLMPVLLNVLHNVSSPALNPMVYALRMHEFRLGFXRLLQLGEDVSIN